One genomic region from Vanessa tameamea isolate UH-Manoa-2023 chromosome 14, ilVanTame1 primary haplotype, whole genome shotgun sequence encodes:
- the LOC113402229 gene encoding syntaxin-18, which translates to MDITPLFKACIKTVRTRNKAFGIQSPTSDDKQRILKSKPKTGFMATAKDISSQITKLRDFLLEHRERYLSFYNNVTGDEMSEAERDQIDTGAQRIINTCSHLLKEFRNDNRKLAVAQQTREYMDVVIDLIDSYLKAVCKIHSELKALRVKKALDIRKLSRLELPQTKSNILNPFIEDNTKVIEKEEKENSETEEVDSPKTKMDLTENEIAVMSDEGELSAEELQMFESENIQLLNELNSMTEEVRQIESKVLHIAELQEIFTEKVLQQEQDIDRIATTVVGTTETMKDANEQIKQAIQRNAGLRVYILFFLLVMSFTLLFLDWYNE; encoded by the exons atggaTATAACACCACTATTTAAGGCTTGTATTAAAACAGTAAGAACTCGTAATAAAGCCTTTGGCATTCAAAGCCCAACAAGCGATGACAAACAACGTATACTAAAAAGTAAACCAAAAACGGGTTTCATGGCAACAGCAAAGGATATATCCTCGCAAATAACAAAACTTCGAGACTTTCTGCTGGAGCACAGAGAGAGGTACTTAAGTTTCTATAATAATGTAACTGGTGACGAAATGTCCGAAGCTGAACGTGACCAGATCGACACTGGAGCGCAAAGAATAATCAATACCTGTTCACATCTTTTAAAAGAATTTAGAAATGATAATCGTAAGCTTGCAGTAGCTCAACAGACTCGAGAATATATGGACGTTGTAATTGATCTTATAGATTCGTACTTGAAAGCTGTTTGTAAAATACACAGTGAATTAAAAGCTCTGAGAGTGAAGAAAGCTTTAGATATTCGAAAATTATCAAGACTGGAACTGCCACAGACAAAGTCTAATATACTAAATCCATTCATAGAAGATAATACCAAAGTCatagaaaaagaagaaaaagaaaatagtgAAACAGAGGAAGTGGATAGCCCTAAAACTAAAATGGACTTAACAGAAAATGAAATAGCAGTCATGTCTGATGAAGGGGAACTTAGCGCTGAGGAACTCCAGATGTTTGAATCCGAGAACATTCAGCTACTGAATGAACTAAACAGCATGACAGAAGAAGTCAGACAGATTGAAAGTAAAGTACTCCATATTGCagaattacaagaaatatttactgAAAAG gtcCTACAACAAGAACAAGATATTGATAGAATAGCAACCACAGTTGTTGGCACAACGGAAACAATGAAAGATGCCAATGAACAAATAAAGCAAGCTATCCAAAGGAATGCCGGTTTAAGAGTTtacattttgttctttttactTGTAATGTCATTTACACTTCTATTCCTGGACTGGTACAatgagtaa